A region of Solea solea chromosome 7, fSolSol10.1, whole genome shotgun sequence DNA encodes the following proteins:
- the pxylp1 gene encoding 2-phosphoxylose phosphatase 1 isoform X1, with protein sequence MLARNRFLLLVVVGGALLAIISLSLQFLNLIPTTPIVEEQPFKALDGGFGVALGKSRKRVFPVLHIQEPNPILEAYGYCNTPNHTEQAWEGHSPADYKLLSVHVMIRHGDRYPLYSIPKTRRPSIDCTLSGSRKPTHPLLKSFISHMSQGGQGHWEAPLSSVPRLPNHSVCETGELTQTGVVQHLRNGQLLQQAYKHHNLLSPDWSPRQLWVETTGKSRTLQSGLAFLYGFLPDFDWWKLTVRHQWSTLYCGSACDCPARNRYLDEEQRRQYRLRVADTELERNYVDMAQTLGVPTRQLRAANPVDSLLCHLCHDLSFPCVPAGGCLTMAQFAVIRRQQLDDEADRRRVGLYHKYAILAMYPYLNRTASKMERVAKSSEAGRRPRAAGEEVFTLSSAHDVTMAPLLSALGLEEARFPRFAARVVFELWRSPPTTQGQLKKKAGRAKPGEVFIRVLYNGEDVTFHTTFCRSHERRAGQPLCPLKNFLSFVRRDMFSIVNATSYQDACFTHSG encoded by the exons ATGCTGGCTCGCAACCGCTTCCtcctcctggtggtggtgggtggggcATTGCTGGCCATCATCAGTTTGAGCCTTCAGTTCT TGAACCTGATCCCGACCACTCCAATAGTGGAGGAGCAACCCTTCAAGGCTTTAGATGGAGGCTTTGGAGTGGCTCTGGGAAAGAGCAGGAAGAGAGTGTTCCCGGTGCTGCACATCCAGGAACCCAACCCCATTTTGGAGGCTTATGGTTATTGCAATACCCCCAACCACACAGAACAGGCTTGGGAGG GTCACAGTCCTGCCGACTACAAGCTGCTCTCTGTCCACGTCATGATTCGTCATGGCGACCGTTACCCGCTCTACTCCATCCCCAAGACCAGACGACCCTCCATCGACTGCACCCTATCCGGCAGCAG GAAGCCCACCCACCCTCTGCTGAAGTCCTTCATCAGCCACATGAGTCAGGGAGGACAAGGCCACTGGGAGGCTCCACTGAGCTCAGTTCCCCGCCTGCccaaccacagtgtgtgtgagacaggagAACTCACACAGACAG GTGTGGTGCAGCACCTCCGCAATGGGCAGCTCCTCCAACAAGCCTACAAGCATCACAATCTCCTTTCCCCGGATTGGTCGCCCCGTCAGCTGTGGGTGGAGACCACAGGTAAGAGCCGGACTCTCCAGAGCGGACTGGCGTTCCTCTACGGCTTCCTGCCAGACTTTGACTGGTGGAAGCTGACGGTGCGTCACCAGTGGAGCACGTTGTACTGCGGCTCGGCCTGCGACTGCCCCGCCAGGAACAGATACctggatgaggagcagaggaggcagTATCGGCTCCGAGTGGCCGACACCGAGCTGGAGAGGAATTACGTAGACATGGCGCAGACTTTGGGAGTGCCCACTCGCCAGCTGCGAGCTGCCAACCCCGTAGACTCCCTGCTGTGCCACCTGTGCCACGACCTGTCATTCCCCTGTGTTCCAGCAGGTGGGTGTCTGACAATGGCACAGTTTGCTGTGATTCGCCGGCAGCAGCTTGATGATGAAGCGGATCGCAGAAGAGTCGGACTGTACCATAAATACGCCATCCTGGCTATGTACCCCTATCTCAACCGAACTGCTTCCAAGATGGAGCGCGTCGCCAAGAGCAGCGAGGCTGGCCGACGGCCTCGAGCAGCAGGCGAGGAGGTCTTCACCCTCTCCTCGGCTCACGATGTCACCATGGCCCCACTGCTGAGCGCTCTGGGCCTGGAGGAGGCCAGGTTCCCACGGTTTGCCGCGAGGGTGgtgtttgaactgtggaggAGTCCCCCAACGACTCAGGGGCAGCTGAAGAAGAAAGCTGGCAGAGCGAAACCCGGGGAGGTGTTCATCAGGGTGCTGTACAACGGCGAAGACGTAACGTTTCATACCACGTTCTGCCGCTCACACGAGCGCCGTGCCGGCCAGCCTCTCTGCCCGCTGAAGAACTTCCTGTCTTTTGTCAGGAGAGACATGTTCAGTATCGTCAATGCCACTTCTTACCAGGACGCCTGCTTCACACACTCTGGTTAA
- the pxylp1 gene encoding 2-phosphoxylose phosphatase 1 isoform X3 has product MVSAAAARLFLLLISVNLIPTTPIVEEQPFKALDGGFGVALGKSRKRVFPVLHIQEPNPILEAYGYCNTPNHTEQAWEGHSPADYKLLSVHVMIRHGDRYPLYSIPKTRRPSIDCTLSGSRKPTHPLLKSFISHMSQGGQGHWEAPLSSVPRLPNHSVCETGELTQTGVVQHLRNGQLLQQAYKHHNLLSPDWSPRQLWVETTGKSRTLQSGLAFLYGFLPDFDWWKLTVRHQWSTLYCGSACDCPARNRYLDEEQRRQYRLRVADTELERNYVDMAQTLGVPTRQLRAANPVDSLLCHLCHDLSFPCVPAGGCLTMAQFAVIRRQQLDDEADRRRVGLYHKYAILAMYPYLNRTASKMERVAKSSEAGRRPRAAGEEVFTLSSAHDVTMAPLLSALGLEEARFPRFAARVVFELWRSPPTTQGQLKKKAGRAKPGEVFIRVLYNGEDVTFHTTFCRSHERRAGQPLCPLKNFLSFVRRDMFSIVNATSYQDACFTHSG; this is encoded by the exons ATggtctctgctgctgccgcacgtctttttctcctcctcatcagtG TGAACCTGATCCCGACCACTCCAATAGTGGAGGAGCAACCCTTCAAGGCTTTAGATGGAGGCTTTGGAGTGGCTCTGGGAAAGAGCAGGAAGAGAGTGTTCCCGGTGCTGCACATCCAGGAACCCAACCCCATTTTGGAGGCTTATGGTTATTGCAATACCCCCAACCACACAGAACAGGCTTGGGAGG GTCACAGTCCTGCCGACTACAAGCTGCTCTCTGTCCACGTCATGATTCGTCATGGCGACCGTTACCCGCTCTACTCCATCCCCAAGACCAGACGACCCTCCATCGACTGCACCCTATCCGGCAGCAG GAAGCCCACCCACCCTCTGCTGAAGTCCTTCATCAGCCACATGAGTCAGGGAGGACAAGGCCACTGGGAGGCTCCACTGAGCTCAGTTCCCCGCCTGCccaaccacagtgtgtgtgagacaggagAACTCACACAGACAG GTGTGGTGCAGCACCTCCGCAATGGGCAGCTCCTCCAACAAGCCTACAAGCATCACAATCTCCTTTCCCCGGATTGGTCGCCCCGTCAGCTGTGGGTGGAGACCACAGGTAAGAGCCGGACTCTCCAGAGCGGACTGGCGTTCCTCTACGGCTTCCTGCCAGACTTTGACTGGTGGAAGCTGACGGTGCGTCACCAGTGGAGCACGTTGTACTGCGGCTCGGCCTGCGACTGCCCCGCCAGGAACAGATACctggatgaggagcagaggaggcagTATCGGCTCCGAGTGGCCGACACCGAGCTGGAGAGGAATTACGTAGACATGGCGCAGACTTTGGGAGTGCCCACTCGCCAGCTGCGAGCTGCCAACCCCGTAGACTCCCTGCTGTGCCACCTGTGCCACGACCTGTCATTCCCCTGTGTTCCAGCAGGTGGGTGTCTGACAATGGCACAGTTTGCTGTGATTCGCCGGCAGCAGCTTGATGATGAAGCGGATCGCAGAAGAGTCGGACTGTACCATAAATACGCCATCCTGGCTATGTACCCCTATCTCAACCGAACTGCTTCCAAGATGGAGCGCGTCGCCAAGAGCAGCGAGGCTGGCCGACGGCCTCGAGCAGCAGGCGAGGAGGTCTTCACCCTCTCCTCGGCTCACGATGTCACCATGGCCCCACTGCTGAGCGCTCTGGGCCTGGAGGAGGCCAGGTTCCCACGGTTTGCCGCGAGGGTGgtgtttgaactgtggaggAGTCCCCCAACGACTCAGGGGCAGCTGAAGAAGAAAGCTGGCAGAGCGAAACCCGGGGAGGTGTTCATCAGGGTGCTGTACAACGGCGAAGACGTAACGTTTCATACCACGTTCTGCCGCTCACACGAGCGCCGTGCCGGCCAGCCTCTCTGCCCGCTGAAGAACTTCCTGTCTTTTGTCAGGAGAGACATGTTCAGTATCGTCAATGCCACTTCTTACCAGGACGCCTGCTTCACACACTCTGGTTAA
- the pxylp1 gene encoding 2-phosphoxylose phosphatase 1 isoform X2: MSASWLFENSCFTVYFKVNLIPTTPIVEEQPFKALDGGFGVALGKSRKRVFPVLHIQEPNPILEAYGYCNTPNHTEQAWEGHSPADYKLLSVHVMIRHGDRYPLYSIPKTRRPSIDCTLSGSRKPTHPLLKSFISHMSQGGQGHWEAPLSSVPRLPNHSVCETGELTQTGVVQHLRNGQLLQQAYKHHNLLSPDWSPRQLWVETTGKSRTLQSGLAFLYGFLPDFDWWKLTVRHQWSTLYCGSACDCPARNRYLDEEQRRQYRLRVADTELERNYVDMAQTLGVPTRQLRAANPVDSLLCHLCHDLSFPCVPAGGCLTMAQFAVIRRQQLDDEADRRRVGLYHKYAILAMYPYLNRTASKMERVAKSSEAGRRPRAAGEEVFTLSSAHDVTMAPLLSALGLEEARFPRFAARVVFELWRSPPTTQGQLKKKAGRAKPGEVFIRVLYNGEDVTFHTTFCRSHERRAGQPLCPLKNFLSFVRRDMFSIVNATSYQDACFTHSG, encoded by the exons ATGTCGGCGTCCTGGCTCtttgaaaacagctgctttacagttTACTTCAAAG TGAACCTGATCCCGACCACTCCAATAGTGGAGGAGCAACCCTTCAAGGCTTTAGATGGAGGCTTTGGAGTGGCTCTGGGAAAGAGCAGGAAGAGAGTGTTCCCGGTGCTGCACATCCAGGAACCCAACCCCATTTTGGAGGCTTATGGTTATTGCAATACCCCCAACCACACAGAACAGGCTTGGGAGG GTCACAGTCCTGCCGACTACAAGCTGCTCTCTGTCCACGTCATGATTCGTCATGGCGACCGTTACCCGCTCTACTCCATCCCCAAGACCAGACGACCCTCCATCGACTGCACCCTATCCGGCAGCAG GAAGCCCACCCACCCTCTGCTGAAGTCCTTCATCAGCCACATGAGTCAGGGAGGACAAGGCCACTGGGAGGCTCCACTGAGCTCAGTTCCCCGCCTGCccaaccacagtgtgtgtgagacaggagAACTCACACAGACAG GTGTGGTGCAGCACCTCCGCAATGGGCAGCTCCTCCAACAAGCCTACAAGCATCACAATCTCCTTTCCCCGGATTGGTCGCCCCGTCAGCTGTGGGTGGAGACCACAGGTAAGAGCCGGACTCTCCAGAGCGGACTGGCGTTCCTCTACGGCTTCCTGCCAGACTTTGACTGGTGGAAGCTGACGGTGCGTCACCAGTGGAGCACGTTGTACTGCGGCTCGGCCTGCGACTGCCCCGCCAGGAACAGATACctggatgaggagcagaggaggcagTATCGGCTCCGAGTGGCCGACACCGAGCTGGAGAGGAATTACGTAGACATGGCGCAGACTTTGGGAGTGCCCACTCGCCAGCTGCGAGCTGCCAACCCCGTAGACTCCCTGCTGTGCCACCTGTGCCACGACCTGTCATTCCCCTGTGTTCCAGCAGGTGGGTGTCTGACAATGGCACAGTTTGCTGTGATTCGCCGGCAGCAGCTTGATGATGAAGCGGATCGCAGAAGAGTCGGACTGTACCATAAATACGCCATCCTGGCTATGTACCCCTATCTCAACCGAACTGCTTCCAAGATGGAGCGCGTCGCCAAGAGCAGCGAGGCTGGCCGACGGCCTCGAGCAGCAGGCGAGGAGGTCTTCACCCTCTCCTCGGCTCACGATGTCACCATGGCCCCACTGCTGAGCGCTCTGGGCCTGGAGGAGGCCAGGTTCCCACGGTTTGCCGCGAGGGTGgtgtttgaactgtggaggAGTCCCCCAACGACTCAGGGGCAGCTGAAGAAGAAAGCTGGCAGAGCGAAACCCGGGGAGGTGTTCATCAGGGTGCTGTACAACGGCGAAGACGTAACGTTTCATACCACGTTCTGCCGCTCACACGAGCGCCGTGCCGGCCAGCCTCTCTGCCCGCTGAAGAACTTCCTGTCTTTTGTCAGGAGAGACATGTTCAGTATCGTCAATGCCACTTCTTACCAGGACGCCTGCTTCACACACTCTGGTTAA